In the Streptomyces sp. 840.1 genome, one interval contains:
- a CDS encoding ACT domain-containing protein translates to MTAESDLRTLLSDLRPELHPGRYVFATVPGGAVPAGASPVVTVGEAEGLTLVLPEQEAVAAGLDHSYPSGWITLRVHSALEAVGLTAAVSLALTDAGISCNVVAGFHHDHLFVPYGRAAEAVTVLERLAAESHAG, encoded by the coding sequence GTGACCGCCGAGAGCGACCTCCGTACCCTGCTGAGCGACCTGCGCCCCGAGCTCCACCCCGGCCGCTACGTCTTCGCGACCGTGCCCGGCGGCGCGGTGCCCGCCGGTGCCTCTCCCGTTGTCACGGTCGGTGAGGCCGAGGGGCTGACGCTGGTGCTGCCGGAGCAGGAGGCCGTGGCCGCCGGGCTCGACCACTCCTACCCGTCGGGCTGGATCACGCTCCGTGTGCACTCGGCGCTGGAAGCCGTCGGACTCACCGCGGCCGTCTCGCTCGCCCTCACCGACGCGGGGATCAGCTGCAACGTGGTGGCCGGATTCCACCACGACCACCTCTTCGTGCCGTACGGCCGGGCGGCCGAGGCCGTCACCGTACTGGAGAGGCTGGCGGCGGAGTCGCACGCGGGGTGA